From a region of the Globicephala melas chromosome 19, mGloMel1.2, whole genome shotgun sequence genome:
- the PSMC4 gene encoding 26S proteasome regulatory subunit 6B, translating to MEEIGILVEKAQDEIPALSVSRPQTGLSFLGPEPEDLEDLYSRYKKLQQELEFLEVQEEYIKDEQKNLKKEFLHAQEEVKRIQSIPLVIGQFLEAVDQNTAIVGSTTGSNYYVRILSTIDRELLKPNASVALHKHSNALVDVLPPEADSSIMMLTSDQKPDVMYADIGGMDIQKQEVREAVELPLTHFELYKQIGIDPPRGVLMYGPPGCGKTMLAKAVAHHTTAAFIRVVGSEFVQKYLGEGPRMVRDVFRLAKENAPAIIFIDEIDAIATKRFDAQTGADREVQRILLELLNQMDGFDQNVNVKVIMATNRADTLDPALLRPGRLDRKIEFPLPDRRQKRLIFSTITSKMNLSEEVDLEDYVARPDKISGADINSICQESGMLAVRENRYIVLAKDFEKAYKTVIKKDEQEHEFYK from the exons ATGGAGGAGATAGGCATCCTGGTGGAGAAAGCTCAG GATGAGATCCCAGCCCTGTCTGTGTCACGGCCCCAGACTGGCCTGTCCTTCCTGGGGCCTGAGCCTGAGGACCTTGAGGACCTGTACAGCCGCTACAAG AAGCTGCAGCAAGAGCTGGAGTTCCTGGAGGTGCAGGAGGAGTACATCAAGGATGAGCAAAAGAACCTGAAGAAGGAATTCCTCCATGCCCAGGAGGAGGTGAAGCGAATCCAGAGCATCCCACTGGTTATTGGGCAGTTTCTGGAGGCTGTGGATCAGAATACAGCCATCGTGGGCTCCACCACAG GCTCCAACTACTATGTGCGCATCCTGAGCACCATCGACCGGGAGCTGCTCAAGCCCAACGCCTCGGTGGCCCTCCACAAGCACAGCAACGCCCTGGTGGACGTGCTGCCTCCTGAGGCCGACAGCAGCATCATGATGCTCACCTCAG ATCAGAAGCCAGACGTGATGTACGCGGACATCGGGGGCATGGACATCCAGAAGCAGGAGGTGCGGGAGGCCGTGGAGCTCCCCCTTACGCACTTTGAGCTCTACAAGCAG ATCGGCATCGACCCTCCCCGAGGCGTCCTCATGTATGGCCCGCCCGGCTGCGGGAAGACCATGTTGGCAAAGGCTGTGGCTCATCACACGACAG CTGCATTCATCCGAGTTGTGGGCTCAGAGTTTGTACAGAAGTACCTGGGTGAGGGCCCTCGCATGGTCCGGGATGTGTTCCGCCTGGCCAAGGAGAACGCACCTGCCATCATCTTCATAGATGAGATTGATGCCATCGCAACCAAGAGATTCGATGCCCAGACAGGGG CTGACAGGGAGGTTCAGAGAATCCTGCTGGAGCTACTGAATCAAATGGATGGATTCGACCAGAACGTCAACGTCAAG GTGATCATGGCCACAAACAGAGCAGACACCCTGGATCCTGCTCTGCTGCGGCCGGGACGCCTTGACCGTAAAATTGAATTTCCACTCCCTGACCGCCGCCAGAAGAGATTGATTTTCTCCACTATCACCAGCAAGATGAACCTCTCTGAGGAGGTTGACTTGGAAGATT ATGTGGCCCGACCAGATAAGATTTCAGGAGCTGATATCAACTCCATCTGTCAGGAG AGCGGGATGTTGGCTGTCCGAGAGAACCGCTACATTGTTCTGGCCAAGGACTTCGAGAAAGCATACAAGACAGTCATCAAGAAGGACGAACAGGAGCATGAGTTTTACAAGTGA